In a single window of the Chondrocystis sp. NIES-4102 genome:
- a CDS encoding glycosyl transferase family protein — MFPKILDLSGHSNSVAIELDSYDLDNDDLTTEDIASSEKAEFEIWQGIKAEKKGNLRQAISHYRASTKLAPLSAKGYQLLANALKKNRQQLKQNDFSNTVEVIEGQVTLIAANNPQINQLSILPLNITHKPQDSVLKIPNTNFIPTQVNTRKMPATKSESNSIVLLPSVDVAPSGELVLQADLNVAQVYLQQAVAFFEQKEWSKSIKACQDALNIYPNLGEAYKIWGNSLQQSGNSAEAIGIYALGLKVQPDMAEIYCNLGSIYAKSKKWQQAIAHYQKSLIIDPHNDTPLRNLAKVWDELGEVEKSSECYIKALEINPKLLDAQSQFNLANNLIEEGKLDSAIALYKNCIQLDPKLLNAYVRLSEALEQKGEIEEAQYYYKKLAQLQITDNSSITLSKTQQQIRSFLYQNSTPTLQPSPTSDSAKMQMELGNRYFGGGQWQNAINCYLQAIKINPQQAEFYINLGQAFEKIGEATKASLVYYRGFSLKPEAISAKNHYLLGTQLQQQQQLKPAITCYRRAISQQPDFLDAYWQLGIILMEMGNLQDAIACYRQALKVNPAIAKSYLLLGKVFFVQKQWLAAQTCYEKACQIEPKNVEVLHNLGEVFNEQQQWPQAIASFRQVLDLDPNYTWSHYHLATALMELQQWQKAKEALEAFIKLKPDFYWSYSKLGDVCVKTSDTDQAVAAYRQALKLDPNTPEISEKINALLDNGSTPQLPPQSEKESLYFRTLEVMPNNPEVYIQLANFYQQKGEVEQAVAFYKIALQIQPDNSTVVDALAKLKTQRQLKHN; from the coding sequence ATGTTCCCCAAAATTTTAGATTTATCGGGTCACAGTAACAGTGTAGCGATCGAGCTTGATAGTTATGATTTGGACAACGATGATCTTACAACAGAAGACATCGCCAGCAGCGAAAAAGCTGAATTTGAGATTTGGCAGGGTATAAAAGCAGAAAAAAAAGGTAATTTACGTCAAGCTATTTCCCATTATCGAGCCTCGACTAAACTTGCACCCCTATCAGCTAAAGGTTATCAATTGTTGGCTAATGCGTTAAAAAAAAATCGTCAGCAACTAAAACAAAATGATTTTTCCAACACCGTCGAAGTTATCGAGGGACAGGTTACATTAATTGCTGCAAATAATCCCCAGATAAATCAACTGAGCATCTTGCCGTTAAATATAACCCATAAGCCCCAAGACTCAGTACTAAAGATCCCTAATACAAATTTTATCCCTACTCAAGTCAACACCCGAAAAATGCCAGCAACTAAAAGTGAAAGCAATAGTATAGTTTTACTACCTTCTGTCGATGTCGCGCCGTCAGGGGAATTAGTCCTGCAAGCAGATTTAAACGTAGCTCAGGTATATCTCCAGCAAGCAGTGGCATTTTTTGAGCAAAAAGAGTGGTCTAAAAGCATCAAAGCTTGTCAAGACGCATTAAATATTTATCCCAATTTAGGAGAAGCTTATAAAATTTGGGGTAATAGCTTACAACAATCAGGTAATAGTGCCGAAGCGATCGGGATCTATGCTTTAGGATTGAAAGTACAACCAGATATGGCAGAGATCTATTGTAATTTGGGTAGTATTTATGCCAAAAGTAAGAAATGGCAACAGGCGATCGCACACTATCAAAAGTCGCTAATTATTGATCCTCATAACGATACACCATTACGTAATCTTGCCAAAGTCTGGGATGAATTAGGAGAGGTTGAAAAGTCGAGTGAATGTTATATTAAAGCATTAGAAATTAATCCTAAACTGCTCGATGCTCAAAGTCAGTTTAACCTTGCTAATAACTTAATCGAAGAAGGTAAATTAGACAGCGCGATCGCACTGTATAAAAACTGTATTCAATTAGATCCTAAGCTACTTAATGCCTATGTCCGTCTTTCGGAAGCTTTGGAACAAAAGGGTGAAATTGAAGAAGCACAATATTACTACAAAAAGCTAGCTCAACTGCAAATCACCGATAATTCCAGTATTACCCTATCTAAAACTCAACAGCAAATCCGTAGTTTCCTCTATCAAAACTCCACCCCCACACTGCAACCGAGTCCCACCTCAGATTCGGCTAAGATGCAGATGGAATTGGGTAATCGTTATTTTGGTGGAGGACAATGGCAAAATGCGATTAATTGCTATCTACAAGCCATTAAAATCAATCCTCAACAAGCTGAATTTTATATTAATTTAGGTCAAGCTTTCGAGAAAATTGGTGAAGCAACTAAAGCAAGTCTTGTATATTACCGAGGTTTTAGTCTTAAACCTGAAGCTATTAGTGCCAAAAACCACTACTTATTAGGTACTCAACTTCAGCAACAACAACAACTAAAACCCGCTATAACCTGTTATCGTCGCGCCATTTCCCAACAACCAGATTTTCTAGATGCTTATTGGCAGTTAGGAATTATTTTAATGGAGATGGGTAATTTACAAGATGCCATAGCTTGTTATCGCCAAGCCTTAAAAGTTAACCCCGCCATAGCGAAGAGTTATTTACTACTGGGTAAAGTCTTCTTTGTGCAAAAACAATGGCTGGCTGCTCAAACCTGTTATGAAAAAGCTTGCCAGATAGAGCCAAAAAATGTAGAAGTGCTACATAATCTAGGGGAAGTATTTAATGAACAACAGCAATGGCCTCAAGCGATCGCCTCCTTTCGCCAGGTGTTGGATCTAGATCCTAACTACACTTGGTCGCATTATCATTTAGCCACAGCTTTGATGGAGTTGCAACAGTGGCAAAAAGCTAAAGAAGCCTTGGAAGCGTTTATTAAATTAAAACCTGATTTTTACTGGTCATATTCTAAATTAGGGGATGTCTGCGTTAAAACTTCTGATACGGATCAAGCAGTAGCAGCTTACCGTCAGGCGTTAAAACTAGATCCTAATACACCTGAAATCTCAGAAAAAATTAATGCTCTTTTGGACAATGGATCTACACCCCAATTGCCACCACAGTCTGAGAAGGAATCCTTGTATTTTAGAACTTTGGAAGTTATGCCCAATAACCCAGAGGTCTATATCCAACTTGCCAATTTCTATCAACAAAAGGGTGAAGTTGAGCAAGCTGTAGCTTTTTACAAAATCGCCTTACAAATTCAACCTGATAATTCCACCGTTGTCGATGCTCTTGCCAAGCTCAAAACACAACGCCAGTTAAAGCACAATTAA